GCACCATGTAGTAAGGCATTACTTCGATATCCAGCTGCTGGCTTCCGGAAACAGTTATGTTGATGCTGTCGGGTTTACCGGAGGTAGCCTTTGGCACCCAGGGGCCTTGTGCAGCGGGTATTACAAGTTTGTACTCGCCGTTAAACAACAGCGTACTATAAGTGCCATCCTGCGCAAAAGTGTGCCCCATCGGGCCTACCTTACCAAATCCATATTGATACAATTCGAAGGAAACCTGGTTATGCTGCACGGCGATCGGTTCGCCCTGGTACACGACCCTGCCCGTCAGGGAAGAGCTGGGCGGATCGTAGTTATCTTTTTTACAGGAAAACAAGGAAGTACCGATAGCCAGTACGAGTATATAGGATGATCTGAATTTCATAACTGATAAGTTTTGCTTTTACTGGTTAGGTTGTCTTACAATCTTCGGGTTGTTGGCGCGGATATCGTCGCCGATGAAGGAGTAATAGTTACCCAGGCGGAACCTGCGCGCACCGGTTACACTGCTCAGCAACTTGCGCTGGAAGTACCATTTACCGTCGTTCGGGCTGCCAGGTTCGTATATTTTGTAAGGCCACAGTGCCCATGGCTGCGTGTTCCGGCGGGTAGCCGATCCCAGGTTGGTAGTCAGCTCGGCTTGTGAAAGCGGGTTACCATCCCATTTGATGTGTGCAATTCTCCAGCGTTTCATATCAAACAGCAGGTGGCCTTCAAACGCCAGTTCAACGCGACGCTCGTGCACAAT
This genomic interval from Chitinophaga horti contains the following:
- a CDS encoding DUF3823 domain-containing protein, giving the protein MKFRSSYILVLAIGTSLFSCKKDNYDPPSSSLTGRVVYQGEPIAVQHNQVSFELYQYGFGKVGPMGHTFAQDGTYSTLLFNGEYKLVIPAAQGPWVPKATSGKPDSINITVSGSQQLDIEVMPYYMVRTPQFTAAAGKVNATFRLEQIVTGTSAKAVENVALYVNKTQFVGEGVDYNDGIATIAGGAITDMNNIALSVNIPTYNVTQNYVYARVGIKIAGVEDRLFSQVVKVTY